In Campylobacter sp. RM16187, the DNA window TTTCAACTCTATTGATAAAACACTCAAAGATGAAATCGCAAAGAATAATTAAAATAAAATTATTACTTTCTATATAGCGAGAGATGAACTATATGATGAATTAAAATCATTACAAAAAAGACTTTTAAAGATGTGTAATCTTTTTAGAAATAACTCAAATGATAACTTTATAAAAAGAAATAGGCTTTTAAAATTGAGATATTTTGAGAATAAAAGCTTTCAACTCTTTGACAACTATTCTAATTTAAACGAAAAAATACTAAAGAGTAATGATATATTAAAAGATTTTAAAGTTCTTGATGACTTAACGATTATGCTAAGATATATAAAAGAAATTATGGTAAAGAACAATATAAAAGTCTTAGATGAAATAACAAATGTTAGCTATTCCGAAAAAAAGAAATCTAGTCTCGTCATCCAATACATGATTTGATGATCTTTGGATCACTTTTACGTCTGAGTTCATAACGCTTTGACGAATAAACTCAGACTTTGTAGGTCCTGATTTATTACATTTTACAGCTAAAATTTCATCGAATTGTTTTGAAATTCTGATTTTAATTTCTCTGTCTTTTGTAAAACTATTCAACATATAATATCCAAAAAAATATACTAAGGCTTAGGTTCCGTTTCGTAGCGTTAGCGTAGAAATGGACAAGCCGGTAAGTTTTATCCATTTATGCGCGAGCATAGGCGGATAAAACAACACATATGAATTACAAAAAATAGTTAGCAAGTCTGCAAACTTGACTTATTTTTTGTAATAGCCCTCTGCAAGAGCCTGAATATATGTGGAGGACGGATGTACCCACATATATGTATCAGGCTATTTATCCTATATGCAAGAATTGATAGATTATTTTTCATTTTTGCTAAGCCATTTTTTATATTCAGCTTTGGCTCTACCAATATCGTTATCAAATAGATATATGACAAATTGTTCAATATTAAAAATATCTTCTTTTTCTGCCTTCAAATATATTATAAGATTGCTAATCTGCTCTTCTTGTTCCTGAATCTGAGAGCTGTAAGTTAAACTTTTGTACGCTATAGGCACTATCCAAAAAGATGATAACATTAATACTAGAACCAATCCACCAAAAACTCCTGCAACGATAGTTGATATGGGCATTGTATTTTTTATTGCTTGGCTTGTTTTATTGAATGAATTTTGAGCCTTTACGATTTCGTCTTTAGCCACCATTATATTTTTAACAGAAGCATTTGTTTTTATTTCGATCTCTTTTGTGATGTTGCTTGCTTTTTGGTCCATCTTATTGATTGTTTTTAAGATTTCTTCTTTAGCTTTTTGAGCTTCAAGGACAGATTTTTCTAGAGCAAAATTTGCAGTTGCCGCCTCTTTGGTTGAGGATTGATTCATTATGATTGCCATGAATCAACCTCCTCTTGATTAGTGCTATCATCATTTATTAATATCTGTTGTTTTTGTGTATTACTATTCTGATTGTCTATGTTTTGATTTTGATTTTTTGACCGATTTGTTTCGTACTCCTCTTTCCATGCTTTTAACTCTTTTTCTGATACTTTCAAAGATAGCTTGCTCTCTATGAACTCCTTGAGTTTTTTAAGGCTCATAGGTCTAGAAAAGAATATTTCCGAGTATTTTTGTTTGATAATATGCTTAGCGCCTAAAGACAAAAAATCTTCAAGCTCTCTCTCAAGTTGTTCTTTACTGTATTTTTTCATTTAGAATCCTTTATCAGTTTTAAATTCTTTGTATCAATTCTTTCATTATCTTCCAGCCATTGTTTTATTGAGTCACGTTTATATAGTATATTACGACCGATTTTGACAAAAGCCAACTTCGGCCCATTGCTTTTAAACATTCTCCATTTAGCTAGAGTATTCTTACTTACGCCTATCATCTCTGCTACCTCGTTATCTTTTGCATAAATTTCTTTTAAAGTCATAAAAATTCCTTTTAAATGATTTTTGATAGAAGTATATTATTTTTATTTCCTAAAAACCTGAATCAAAATGTAACATATTGAATATATTTAGTTACATATAATATTATTTAAGTATTTTTTAATTAAAAAGATTGTATTATAATTAGATTTTTTTAAAAAATTAGTAATATTTGAGTTATAATTTAAGAAAGTATTTTTGTATAGTAAAGCCTTAAAATTCGGCTTTACTATTA includes these proteins:
- a CDS encoding ribbon-helix-helix protein, CopG family; the encoded protein is MLNSFTKDREIKIRISKQFDEILAVKCNKSGPTKSEFIRQSVMNSDVKVIQRSSNHVLDDETRFLFFGIANICYFI
- a CDS encoding helix-turn-helix domain-containing protein — its product is MTLKEIYAKDNEVAEMIGVSKNTLAKWRMFKSNGPKLAFVKIGRNILYKRDSIKQWLEDNERIDTKNLKLIKDSK